CCTGTGTCCCcatggagggagtggggaggagccAGCCGTCAGGAGGAGGAAGCAAGTGCCTGAGGAAGTTGTGGGGTCACGTGTGGTGAATCTCTTGCCCTCAGCCCCCTGTCCACCGGCTGCCAGGCtacagagaggagggagaggagtagagagtggggaaaactgaggcccacttAGCGAGGGCTCTGCAAGGGGGCCATCAGACAGCTCTGGGGGGTGATGGAAGGCTCCCTTGGGCCCTGGCACCCTTTATCCCCACGGCTCTTCCAGTCCCTGAGGAACCCAGGCTGGATGGTGGGATTTCACATGTGGGATGAGGGGAGGGGGCTTGGCCACCCTGGATCTGGATCCCAGTTCTGCGCTGGGCTCTTACTTCCATGAATGGTGGGGACTAACGAGACACTGGGTGTGAAGCAGGGCCAGACAGACCTGGGACCCAGCAGGCGCCCAGTCAGTGTGTGCCGAGACCCACGCTGGCCCACCTACCTGAGACCGGCCTCCTCCTTGAGGAAGGGATTGTTCCAGAAGCATTGCAACCCCTCCACCCCCAAGCACAGCAGTCAGCTCAAGTCAGCCACTCGCTCTTTAGTATAAATTAGAGTGAGAACCTGGGATAGAATCAGGGCTGCTGACCCTGGAGGAAAGCCCACAGGTGGTGCTGGGCTGGGACAAACACCTCACACTAACTTTCCCTCCTCTGCTGTGTGACGGCCCAGGTGCCGGCTTGCAGGCCGGGGAGAGACAAAGCTCTGTCAGAGCCTCCCCGCCTGAAAACCCACCATAAGTGCCACTCCCTGGGGTCAGCATCGCTGTCACCGTGGGCTTCTTGGCACAGACAACCCACTCCCGCACCCTCCTTTCCCGAGAGCCAGGCCCCTCCTCTGTTCCATGGAGCTCTGGGCCCCTCTCtgagctgggaggtggggggaggctgcATACTGTGCCCGGCACCCAGTCAAGGCCAAGGATGGTGGTCCTGATGCTGACAACCACGCCCCTTACTTCTTGAGCACCGGGCCCAGGAGGCAACCCTGGGTCCAGCTCCCCCACCACTTCACTGAGCAGGGCTTGGACTCCCCCGGGCTCCAGCATCTCCCACCTTGGCCACCCCACAAGGTCCTAGGGCCAAAGGAGCCACCCCCACTGGGCTCCAGCAGACAGTACTGGTCTTGCAGTACCTGGGTACTCTATGACCCTGGCAAGCTCCTTtccctctttgagcctcagtttcctcgtctgtaataTGGGGATATAAATGGCCTTTCTGCCTCCCATCCAGGCCTTGCACTAGGGCCCTGAACTCGGGGCCAGGATACTCTGCCTGGAGCCGCCGAGCATGTAGGactattattttctttggctgtaccgtgtggcatgtgggatcttagtttcctgaccagggatcgagctcATGTCCcctgcggagtcttaaccactggaccaccagggaagtcccatgtaggACACTTCTTTGCAGACAAAGGGCAAACATGGGGCCCAGATTCCATCTCACCAGTTTCAGTGGTGGTGGCCACGTGAGAGGGTGGAGCCTGGTGGCTAGAGGTGCCTGGGACGCCCAGAGCTCCTCTCTCACAACAGGCGCCCTCCCCCCATACAGCAGTCTAGAGAGGGCTCATGGGAGCTTGAACATTCGACTAGAAGGCATGCAGAGGCTATCCTGGAGTCCAGCTCAGAGGAGGCAACCAGAGGCCCAAGCCAGAGAAATGATCCCTCCCCAGGAAAGGCAGGGAAGCATGATGAGCCAGGTGAGAGGGAGAATGAAGGGTTCTAAGTGTGGGGAGACGGTGGCCTTAGGCCAGCAGGCCTGGGTTCCAGTCTCTGTGTCTTTGCCCTTGGTTTCTCATCCATAGGATGGGCTGTGAGCCTACTGCCCTCCTGGGCCAGCGGGCAGGGTCTTCCAAGATGGTTCCTATAGTGGAGGGCTTTGGGAAGATTTGAGTGGTCTCCATGGGGCAGGCAAGGGGATGTtggaggaggtggggctgagCTGTGATTGGCCATCTCCCACTCATGGCACCTGTATGTGCCACTCAGCCTCCCCCTCATGGCTGGTGGGTGGAAAACAGTCTCCCCTTTGTAGGGTAGTGTCTGGTTTGAGTGTCAGCCCAGGTAGCACAGTACTCACAGCAAAGCACCCCACGGTGTCAGGCTGTCTTCCTGTGTGATTTATGGATGCCTCAAATGGAGGCCCTGCAGACGTGAACCCTTCACGTCCGCTCACATAACATTTGTGTCCTCTAACACTTCCTTTCTGTTCCTGTTCTTCTCTctttgtgggggagggagaaaaagggggaggggtggggagggaacccCTTCAGGTTATCTTTTTAACCCTCTTTGAAATTCCCAGTATCTAAAACATCTTTGTCCATGTTTCTCAGGGACCCCTTCTAGAGGTTGAATGGTCCAAGTGAGAAGCAGCTCCTGGCTACCCCTCTGAGTTTTCAATGGACACAATATTTACCTTAGGGATGGCAAATTATCAGCATTCAGATCACCACATCCTATCTAGAGCccatggcagacattgctaatcaatcacAGCACAGTGGCCTTAGACACTTCCTCCACGCAGTGCACTGGGCAGCCATCACCAATTGATCAGGTGAACCCAATTTGCCATCCGAGTAGAGCAGATATCTGTGCTGTCCCCGACCTGGTGTGTCCAGTCCAGCCCTGACCTTTGGCCCCCTTGCAAAGTCCTACCAACTAAGCCTCAGGCCCGTTAGCCAGGGCCTGCGTGAGGGCTCGAGGTCTGGCACCGAGGATGTGACGGTGAGCCGAGTTCTTGGAGCTCTTGCGCGTGCTGACCACGTTGCAGCCGTTGGGCTCGCACCCCGCTCCATGCTGGTGGAAGAGGCCACGGACGGTGGTCTGGAAGCTGCTGGTGACGAAGCAGTAGACGATGGGGTCCATGCAGCTGTTGAGGCTGCTGAGGGTCACTGCCACATGATAGACCACGAGGCTGGTGTGGTGCGGCACGTCGGGCCACAGCGCCACAGCCACCTGGCGGGCGTGGAAGGGCGTGAAGCAGACGAGGAAGATGACGAGCACGGTGAGCAGCAGCTGCATGGCCCGCATGCGGCGCTGGCGGCCCTGGCGCAGCAGGCCCGGCCGTGACAGCGCACACATGATGCGGCCGGTGAATATGCTAATGACCAGCAGTGGCAGCAGGAACTCCAGGACGGTCAGTGCAAAGACGCGGCAGCAGGGCCCGCCGGTGGCCGTCACGCCCAGCACGGACAGGGTCACGGCGCCGGCGGCCAGCCACACGAAGGCGCACACGGCTCTGGCACAGGCAGGCTGGCGCCAGCGGCGGCCACCATCGGGCTGCACGATGGCCAGGTAGCGGTCCACGCAGATGCAGGTGAGGAAGAGGATGGAGCAGTGCATGTTGAGGAAGTAGCCAAAGACGTGCGGGAGGGCGCAGCGCAGGCAGCCGCGGGTGCCGTAGAAGACAGCAAAGCGCGTGGGCAGGGACAGGCCCACCAGCAGGTCAGTCACCACCAGGTTGATGGTGTAGATGACCGACGGCGTCCTGGCCTGGGTGCGGCAGCCGAAGACGTACAGCGCCAGCCCGTTGAGCACCAGCCCCACCAGGAAGATGACGCCATGCACGGCCATCAGCGCCAGCCACAGGCCCGGGAAGGCGGCGTGCAGCTCCCCGTCCAGCACAGCAAACAGGTGGAACAGGGGCATCTCCGGCATGCTGACATTGGTCcacgctgccgctgccgccgtgGCATTGGGGGCAGCCATGGCCGAGGGCCCTGCGGAAGACGCGGAGGGCATGACGGCGGCCAGCGCACGCCCGGGGCCTGGAAGGAAGGAGACCAGGTTACCCTGGGGTTACTGGAGCCCTGCCCCGAGGCTGGACCTCACCTGGCTCGTCTGCCCACCCAGCACCCCAACATTCCCACCTTTGTGCCTTTGCCTGGCCCGGCCCTGGCACTTGCCAGCGTGGAGCTCCAGCAGAATGCCAGTGCTGTGCGCCTGCTGCTTGCTGTAATGGGAGGTGAAAAGCCTCGCAAGACTGTCACCGGGACTGAAAGATGACAAAGGCGACTGGTGTGGCACAGGTAAGATGACGGGCCAAGTGTGTGGTGTTTGAGCCTGGGCTCCAATTCCAGTTGCTTCCTCGCTCGCTGTGCAACCTCAGGCAagtcgcttaacctctctgtgcctcacgtCCTAATCTATATCATTGGGACTACAGAGCTGCTGGGAGGATTAACTGAGCACAGCAGTGCTCAGCGCACCATTAGCTGGTGCCAAATACACCACGGTTCTGCTAGGACAGAGCCGTGCCCTCGGTCACCCCAGCCCACAGCTCCTGCACCCATGAGACACAGCCCCTGTCCTCCAGGCCACCCATCTGTTCTCACCTCCTGCAAGGCTGGCACCAGGTCAATGCCCTGGGTGAAGGTCCTCATAAGGGTCCAGGAGGCTGGGATTGGGGAGCTGGGAgccagccccctgcccaccccagttTCTCCCCAGCCCTGAGAGGTGGCCACCTTTGCTGTCTTGGAGGCCCACGTGGGGTGGCTCACTGGGGCTCGAGCCTGGAGCCAGGTCCCAGCAGCGGCAGCACAGCAGATGTGAGTTAAATAAACACTGTGCTCCCTGCCTGGTCCAGGCCTGGTGGCCCAGACACTGCGGTGggggcaggctggggtggggccgCCCACCCTGTTTCTGTTCCTGCTGAGCTGTTTAACTTGCTGAGGTTTATCCCTTTGTTTATAAACGAAGGGTTAACAGGCTCCCATCCCCGCCCTGGGCCAGGCTGATCCTCCAAATAAGGACATTTCTGTCTTTTtcaggagaaaggagaaggctttggggagaagcagggaggaggtgagggcacATGGGACACCCCAGGCATAGtgtgccctcccccacccgcgAGGGGAGGGAagacccctcccccttcctggcGACCAAGGGAAGCGAGGCGTCTGCTGTGAACAGGCCTCACGCTGCCCACTCCCCCTGGACAGCTACTGCACATCCTCGAGCAACAGGCTGCTTCTGGCAGTTTCCACCCAGCGGAAGTCGTGCCCGCTGGGGGACTGGGGACCGAAT
This sequence is a window from Orcinus orca chromosome 17, mOrcOrc1.1, whole genome shotgun sequence. Protein-coding genes within it:
- the GPR20 gene encoding G-protein coupled receptor 20; this translates as MPSASSAGPSAMAAPNATAAAAAWTNVSMPEMPLFHLFAVLDGELHAAFPGLWLALMAVHGVIFLVGLVLNGLALYVFGCRTQARTPSVIYTINLVVTDLLVGLSLPTRFAVFYGTRGCLRCALPHVFGYFLNMHCSILFLTCICVDRYLAIVQPDGGRRWRQPACARAVCAFVWLAAGAVTLSVLGVTATGGPCCRVFALTVLEFLLPLLVISIFTGRIMCALSRPGLLRQGRQRRMRAMQLLLTVLVIFLVCFTPFHARQVAVALWPDVPHHTSLVVYHVAVTLSSLNSCMDPIVYCFVTSSFQTTVRGLFHQHGAGCEPNGCNVVSTRKSSKNSAHRHILGARPRALTQALANGPEA